TAATTATGGACTCTATTGCATTTTCCTCAAACAAGTAAAATGTGGAGATTTAATATATGGACGAAATTATTATGACTATCAGGAAGGCACATTAGTTTTTGTTTCACCGGGACAAATAATGGAAATAGAAAACATGAAAACTGTATATCAGCCAATGGGACATGCGCTGGTTTTTCATCCTGACCTGATACATGGTACTTCGCTTGCCAAAAGCATTAACGATTATAATTTTTTTAACTATAAATCAAACGAAGCGTTGCATTTATCGGAACGTGAAAGACAGCTGGTATTAGATTGTTTTTCTAAAATTGAAGTTGAGTTGCAACAATCTATTGATAAGCACAGCAAAAAATTGATTGCTTCTAATATCGAATTATTTCTGAATTACTGTGATCGATTTTATGACCGTCAATTCATCACAAGAGAAAATGTCAACAAAGGAATTTTAGAAAAATTTGACGAATTACTAAATAATTATTTCACTTCTAAAAAACCGCATAATGTTGGTTTACCTTCCGTCGCTTATTTTGCAGACGAACTTCATTTATCTCCCAATTATTTCGGGACTTTGATTAAGAAAGAAACCGGGAAATCTGCACAGGAATACATTCAGGATAAAATCATCGATGTGGCTAAAAACAAGATATTTGATTCTAATAAAAACATCAGTGAAATTGCTTATGAATTAGGGTTTAAATATCCACAACATTTTACTCGTTTTTTCAAACAGCATGTAGGCAATACGCCAAACGAGTATAGAATCTTGAATTGAAAAATTACCGAAAATCAGCATTAGATTTGCTATTTAAAATAAACACATAACATTATTCCCTTAAATGAATTGTATTATTTATTTTCTATCCTTGTATCGTTAGAAAAATAATTTAAAATAAATAATCTCAAAATAAAACGCCTATCATTATCTACTAAAAAAAAGATAGGAAATGAATTAAATTAAAAAAAAAAACATAATAAAAACCTTCTATTTATGTCAAAAAGAGATTGATTTTCTTAAAGTTTTGTGTACCAAAACAAAAGAATTACATTCAATATTGATTCTGATTCCGATAAAAAAAATTGTATTAAAAAAACCAGTCGCCTTTTTTATATCAAGTTAAATGTAGATATTCGTAATAAATACAAAGTAACTATGAATGACTATTTAATAGGTATAGGAAAAAGAATTAAGGATATTCGAAAAACAAATAAAAAAACCATCAGTACGGTCGCTTGTGCTGCCGATGTGAGTAACGGTCTTGTTTCCCGAATTGAAAACGGAAGAACAATTCCCTCTTTACCGGTTTTATTAAATATCATCAATGCACTTGAAATTAAAGTTTCTGACTTTTTTGAAGGAATGCCAAAACCTTCAGAGCTTAGTTATATTGTGTCGCGATGCGAAGAAAACGCAACAATTGAAAAGGAAGATGAGGCACATGGATTTACCTATAAATATATTTTTGGCAAACAACTTTCTTCTATAGGATTTGAAGCCGTCTTGCTGGAAGTACAACCCAACTCGCATAGAGACAAAGTCGAAACGGACGCCTATGAATTTAAATACATGATTTCAGGCGAATGTTTTTATACTATTGGAGAAGAAGAGGTCCTTTTAAAAGAAGGAGATTCTATTTTTTTTGATGGCCGAACACCTCATGTGCCTGTTAATAAAGGAAAAATTTCGGCTAAAATGTTAGTGCTTTACTTCTTTTTAAACACAGGAAAAGAATAATTTTCAAGAAAAAACTCCCCTTTTTAGTATTTCAAAAAGGAGAGTTCAACAAAAAAACCAAACAAATTTTTAAAAGAGAATCGCTCTCAATTCATTTAAACTTTCTATGATATAAGTTGGATTTGCTTCTTGAATTTGAGCTCTGTTTTGTGCGCCGGTCAGCACTCCAACGGTAATACCACAATTGGCATTTTTACCCTCTTCAATATCTATAGCAGAATCCCCAACTTTTAATACTTTTTCAGCATCAGTTATACCGATATTTTTCATTGCCAAAAGAATCATATCGCCTTCCGGACGACCATTTTCTACATCATCAGCAGTTACTAAACCATCAATGGTTTCGCCCACAATCCAACCTAATTTATCCAATAACAAATCAGCCGTTTTACGGTCATAACCAGTATTTAAAACGACTTTAATATGATTATTCCTCAAATCTTTGAAAAGCTGTTCTGTGCCTTCAAACGTTTTAATTTCTAAGCTATCATAAGCCTCTTTCAAAGCAATTTTGAATTTTGAAAAGGCTATATTAGCTACTAAAGCGGTATTAGTTAGCGGAGTACATGCCTTTAAAACAGCGGTTATCGCCTGATGTTTTTCTTTTCCGGCAGCATGTTTCAGCACTTCCTCCAAGCTAACAGAAAACCCTTCGTCATTAATCACTTTCTGTACTGTTTTGTATACGACATTATCTTCATTCACCGTTGTTCCGGCCATATCAAAGACCACCAATTCTATTCTTTGTTTCATTCTTTTGTATTAAAAATTTTAGCTATATTTTCTTTAGAAAATCCGGCACTACCCGTCATTCCTTTACCGCCAATTCCGGTTATTATATGAATATTATCTTCTATTGTATGCTCAAAAATATCTTTGGTTTTACATTGGGAATACATACCGAACCATCTGTTTTGAATTTCATAATTGGGTAAATCAATAATTTTTTTGGCTTCTTGTATCATAAAATCATCAATATCCATGTCTAAATCAAAACCCAAATCATCTATATTTTTAGCATCAGCATACAGATGGGAATCACCCAAAATAACAGAACCATCAGCGGCTTGTTTGAACAAAATATGTACACCCCATTTTTTCTCTAAAGCATCCGGATTTTCTTTTGCTTTAATTGCTTTAAAAGAAGGACATTCATAAAACGCCTCATATCTTCTAATGGATAAACCCGTCAGGATAGAGCCGTCAAGAGTGTAATTTTGCTGTGGTTTGGTTTGCAACATTTGCAACTTAGAAACCTCTAAATCACTTTCGTTAAAAAGTATTGGAAACAAATTTTTAAAAGCATTCCCATTACAAATAATCACTTTACGGGCAAAAAATTCCTCATTTGCTGCGCTCGAAAGAATGACACCATTTGACGTAGATTCAGAAGCAATAATAGTAGTATTCAAAATTAATTTCAGCCCCATGTTCTGAATCATAAACGCATGCAACCTGTAAATCATCGTTCGGGGTTCTGCTGTAACTTCTTCAGGAAAAAACAATCCTGCTTTTACATAATCGGAACGCAAACCCGGATATTTATTCAAGCATTCTTCTTTGGTTAACAAATGGGATTGATAATTATTCGATTGGTTAATTTGAGACAACTCTTCTATCAGCTGAATTTCTTCCTGATTCGAAGCCAAATAAACGGACCCGTTTTGACGGATGGAGATATCAAATTGACCTTGAATTTCTTTATAAATCGCCAGACTTTCTCTCCCGTACGCCTGCCATTTTGAGTCCATTCCGGAAGGAACTACTTGTCCAAAATTTTGAACAGTTGCTCCTATTGGCATTTTATCTTTTTCTATGACAGCTACACGAAGCCCTTTTTTCAAAGCATGATAGGCATGAAAAGTACCTAAAACTCCGCCACCTACAACTATAAGATCATACATTGGTTTCATCTAATACTAGTTTAAAATTGACATTCTGATTTTTATTTTTTTTATATTTTTCATTTAAATAAAGCGTTGAACTGATGGTGACCAAAAGTCCGATTCCTGCAACCAAATATGCGCTGTACATAAAAAAATCAATCCAAGACAAACCGGATTGTCCAAAATTTTTATACAACAAAACAGCTACGCTTCCTAAATAACCAAAGGCATCGGCAAGATAAATCAAGAAACCCGCATTGCCTTTTATTCTGAAAGCTCCTATAAAACGATCAAAAAACAAACAGTTAAAAGGCACATAACAAATGTATAATCCGAAGCCCGAAACCACCATCCAAGAAAATGGATTTAAATTTCCGGTGTGAAACAAATAGGTTGAAAAACCTAATGCAATGCATCCTGTCAAAAGCAAAAATTGGTAAAAAAATAAGGCTTTCTTGTTATCTCGAAAATAAAACGTGAAACCTAAAACCAATAATACAATGCAGGCAACCAATGTTTCGGAACTGGAATACACCGATACATCGCCTTTATACCCAATTGTATCCCATAATTCACGGGAAAAATTATCTCTGAAATCTCTAAAAGCAGTCAGGAACGTGTAAAACAAAACCCATATCGTTATTGGAAATAAAAATTTCAACAGCATATGCTTCCTGTCTTTTCCAGTCATCGGAATACGTTCGGAGCGCAGTTCGATATCCTCTTGGGTCGGCTTTGGAATTTTTTCTAATAGCCAAGTAAAGAACAATAAAGGCAAGACAAATAATGCTCCTGTAATAGCAGGCATCCAAAACTCTGAAAAGCCCCAAGAATCCATCACAAAAAAACCTACTGATTTCACCACACCACTTGAAACTATAAAGCTGGTACTCAAGGCAACTCCTAAAATCTCAGTGAATTTTCGACCTTCGAGATACGAAAAAACAATTCCCCAAATCATTCCCAGAGGAACTCCGTTCAGGAACATAAAAACTACATTATACGGTTGCGGCACCAAAGCAAATAAAACCAAAGCCAACTCCGAAATAAGAATTAATCCCAGCAAATAATACGCCCGTTGGTTTGCTTTTAATTCGGAAACTACTTTAATTCCTATAAATTTAGAAAGCGCATACCCCAATACTTGTGCAATGATTACAATAATTTTATAATCAATATGAAATACCTCCATACCCTCAAATGTGGCTACACTAAAGGGTTTCCGGAAAGCATACATACAAAAGTATGCCCCAAACGAAGACAATGAAGCGTTCAAAACAAAAGGAATATTCGATTTTTCGGCTGACTTTTGCATTAGTCTTTCAATACTTTTATTGCTTTTCCCTTCATTTCAGAATCCTTCAATTTATTATCTAAAACCTGTAAAACCGTTGGAGCGATTTGAGTACTGTACAACTGTTCCGGTTGGGTAACTTCGCCTAAGGCCGCAACATTATTTCCAAAAACCACAAACCAAGCCTGATCGGCTCCGGCTATTTTTGAACCATGATGCTTCCAAGTTTCTATTGGTTGTGTTCCTCTACCATGATCTGTAGAAAGAATAAAAACGGTATTGTCTTTATAAAAAGAATCACTTTGTGTAAAATTCCACAATTGTTGAATCAAAGCATCTGTGTTATTTGCCGATGTTAGATAAGCATTATAATTGCCTTCGTGTGCAAAATCATCTGTTTCTCCGTAGGATATAAATACCAATTCAGGATGCTCTTTTTTCATATATTCCAAAGCGTAATGTGAAGTAAAGGCATCTAATCTAACACTCCCGAACGGAGATGGAATTTGGGTTTGCAATTCATTCAAAAAGATTTCATTTGGACTAAGAGTATTTCCTGTTGCAGACTCAAAACCAGCATTTACAGGAATTCCGGAACGTTCTTCGTTGATGATGTACGGAAAAACATCCCAGCTACCAAAAGCGGCAACTTTCCCTTTGTATTTGGGCATATTATTTATTTTTTCTAAAACTGTCGTATTCGGATTATTGAATTTATCATTACTCGCAATTCTTTTATCGTCAGCAGCACCCGTTAAAATTTCGTTATATCCCGGATAAGAAAACCACATTGAATTGGTAAGATTCACGTTACTTCCCTCGTTTCTGTTTCCGTGTAATTGCCCCATTTGAATCACTTTATTCCATAAAAAAGGCATCAAAACAGCTCTTCTTTCTGCTGGTGTGTTTCTCCAAAATTTCGTTTTTAGCTCGGCTGCATCATGCACAAAATCTTTGTTTTCGATAAGAGCAGGATCGGCACCTGTAAAAAGTTCTTGCCAACGCAAGCCGTCCAAAGTGATCAACACCACTTTTGTTTTTGGGGATTCCGTTTTTTGTTGTGCTTGAGTTCCAAGACAGAATACTGCAAGTAAACTTGTCAATACAATTGATTTTTTCATTTTATTTTATTTTTTGATGGTGTAACATAAAGCCACAGGGAAGAAATCCCTATGGCCATAATTAAATTTTAATGTAGTGCATGTTTTGATTATTTTATCAACCACATTTTGGCATTGATATCATCTGACCCACTGTACTGACTTGTCAATGCTGCATCGACATTGGTTTTATTAGTTTCAAATTCAGATTGTGGGTATTTCCAACGCATCGGTATTTTTCCTCCGTTGTTGTTAGCAGGTCCTACATTAAAGGCAGGAATACCAGTTCTTCTGTAATTAAAGTAGGCTTCTCTTTCTGAATTTTGGAAAAAAGCAACATACTTTTGACTAAGGATTTGCTCTAAACCTGTTGTGTTATTTCCTTTGTAAGTAATGTTTGAACTAGCCAAAAAGGTAGCAACATCAGCATCTGCTACAGCGTAAAACGCCATAGATGCACTAATTCCTTTATTATAATAGGCACCAGCATCTCCTGTAATCCAACCTCTGTTGATAGCTTCAGCAATAACAAACTGTTGTTCCGCATACCCAATTAAGATATAATCTTCTCCGCTGTAAGTACTGTAATATCTTTTTTCACTCGGATAAGAATATTTCCCTTGGTCAGAGGCAACTTGCATTGCGCCTTGGTCATCTCCGGTATTTGCAGCAACATAGGCGTTTAAGTTTAATGGATCAGCGGCATTGTAATAAAATTTTGCAGGATCGGCAACCACATAGATTCTAGGATCATTATTTTGTTTTAAGATATCTAAATAAGTACCTCCCATAATATTTCTGTTTCTGTTGAAACCATAATTACTAGGGTTTAGTTCGTATTGATTTCCATTTTCATCCGCAAACTTACGCACCATATTGTCGCTTATTCCAGTCATCAATGGATATTTTGAAGGGTTTGAAACCACTTGATTGAATTGGCTGATAACGTCTAATTCAGCTGTTTTTTTGCTCAATCCAATTAGCACTCTTAAACGAAAAGCATTAATGGTTTTTTGCCATTTGCTTAAATCACCTTCGTATAAAAAATCACCTTCTACATTTCCTGTTCCAACTTCGGTCTGCGCTAAAGTAATTTGTGTATTTGCGGCCTCAAGAAGCGCTAATATTTCAACATATACTTCTTTTTGAGAGTCGTATTTAGGTTGTGTAATTTTTTCGGCGGTATTTGCTTTTAAGGCTTCCGACATTGGAATATCCCCCATTCTTTTGGTCATATAATCTAAGAAGTAAGCTTTGAAAAACTTAGATAAAGCACCATATTTGTTTTTGGTATCTAAATTAGCTGCTTCTTTTTCCATAGCAATAACATTAGACAAAGTGCTATAACGAAGTGGAGCTGAACCCCAATTGTAATCTTGATCGCCATAATAATCAAAAGATATTGCCCAAAATTGGTTGTCTCTTTGCGCTTCTGACCAAGGCCCTTCATCTCCCACATTATTCATAACTCTTAATACCTCGGATAATAGCATAGATGGAGGAACACTGGTGGCTCTGTTTGGATCGTCGGTTATTTCATCAAAATTGGTACATGAACTAACTAAGAAAATCAGTGCAAGAATCAGTACGCTTTTATATGTATTTAATGTTTTCATTTTTGTTCTTTTTAGAATTTTAAGTTTAAGTTAAGACCATAACTTTTTACTGTAGGCGTTTGTAATGGAGAAGAACCTTCATTAATAAATTGATCTAAATCAATATTTTTGTTTTTAGAAAAATACAATAAATCCCTTCCTATCAACGAAATAGAAGCATCATTGATAAATGATTTTTTCAAAACTGATTTAGGTAAATTATAAGAAATACTTACTTCTCTTAGTTTAAAGAACGTTTTGTCAATGATATTAGCTGCTGTATTTCCATTATAGGATTTAGAGAAATCTTGATAATACATTTTGGTGGTATTGGGTGCAAAAGTTCGGGTATCTGTAATGGTATTCCCTTGACCATCAGTAACTAAACTCCCTCCTGTTACCACTACTCCTTCTGTTACATAAGACTTAACACCTATAACATCATTCGCTCTTTCTGGCGTATCGCTAAACTCATGAGTACCACTTTGCCACATTTTTTTGTTTACATAATTTTCTATCTTCCCTCCGTATCTTCCGTCAAAACTGAAGTTTAATGCAAAGTTTTTATAGCTGACATTATTTGTAACACCTAATGCCCAATCTGGAGCTTTATATCCCACTTTCGTTTGATATGAATTCGTTAAAGGTTTTCCGTTGCTTCCTACGATTAAAGTTCCGTCATTGGTTCTCATGAAATCATAGATGTAAAATCCGTCAACACGATCCCCTATTTTAATTAAACCATTGTTTTGAATACCAGCATAAACTTCTTTTAAATACTCTTTGTAAGTAGACCAGTTTACGTTAAAATCCCAATTGAAATTTTCAGTTTTTACAGGCTTAACAAAGAAGGAAACCTCTGCTCCTTTAGTTTTGGTAGTAATCCCGTTTTGTTTGCTACCCAGATATCCGGATGTTTCAGAATATTTTAAGTCAAAAATTTGTGGCCCGTTTGTATTTTCGTAATACGTAAAATCAAATCCGAATCTGTTTTTAAACATTTTTGTCTCTAAACCAATTTCTATAGACGAGTTAAAAGCAGGTTCCAAATTACTATTAGATAAAATCTCCCCAACATAAGCAGCGCTATATGTAGCACCATTAATGGTAAAAGGATTTCTTAATCGATACGTATCTTGATTACTGTAAATGTCTAATGAACCACCTACTTTAGCATAAGAACTTCTCACTTTCAAGTAATCAACATGAGGAATATTTACTACTTCACTTAATACAGCACTTACACTAACTGATGGATAAAAGAAAGTATTATTTTGTTTTGGCAATCTTGAATCTGTATCATATCGTCCAGTTGCTCCTAAAAACAAGAATGATTTATAAGACATATCTATAGATCCATACATACTGTTTGTTTCAAAATGACTGTTATAATTTGTAGGTTGTACCGGAGATTGAGTGTTACTCAAGTTATACAATCCGGGAATAATCAAATAATTTGTAGTAGCAAATGAGTTTCTATATTTCTCGGTATTGTTATTCAAACCAACAGTGGCTTTAACATCAAAGTTGTTGAAGCTTTTATTATAATTCAACATCAAATCCGAATAGTTCTTGAATTTATAATCGTATTGCTCTTTATAATCCCCTTGTGCTTTTTCTCTACCATAAGTAGTCATAGAGTATGGGAATTTTTCGTTTCTAAACAAGTTGCTTAATGCCATATTAGTTCTCAATACTACATCAAAATTGCTATTGAACTTATGATTCAAACTGATTTGTCCTGAATAGTCATTTTTATAATACCCTCTTAACCATTCGTATGCCATAAAATAAGGATTGTTATAACGCGTGTATTCAAAATTAATTTGTTGCAATCCTTCTTTTCCTTCTTGCCAGTAGTTTCTCAAATCTCTGACATCATAATCTGGACCACCCCAAATAATAATATTATACAAATAACTGTTAGGACCGTACTCTACATTAGGATTATTAGGTGAGGTTTGAAA
This region of Flavobacterium lacustre genomic DNA includes:
- a CDS encoding helix-turn-helix domain-containing protein, whose product is MDQIYKFNSVTDYNDLNNHKTLHPLVSIIDFSKANPRSWGDSKTVKINYGLYCIFLKQVKCGDLIYGRNYYDYQEGTLVFVSPGQIMEIENMKTVYQPMGHALVFHPDLIHGTSLAKSINDYNFFNYKSNEALHLSERERQLVLDCFSKIEVELQQSIDKHSKKLIASNIELFLNYCDRFYDRQFITRENVNKGILEKFDELLNNYFTSKKPHNVGLPSVAYFADELHLSPNYFGTLIKKETGKSAQEYIQDKIIDVAKNKIFDSNKNISEIAYELGFKYPQHFTRFFKQHVGNTPNEYRILN
- a CDS encoding helix-turn-helix domain-containing protein, translated to MNDYLIGIGKRIKDIRKTNKKTISTVACAADVSNGLVSRIENGRTIPSLPVLLNIINALEIKVSDFFEGMPKPSELSYIVSRCEENATIEKEDEAHGFTYKYIFGKQLSSIGFEAVLLEVQPNSHRDKVETDAYEFKYMISGECFYTIGEEEVLLKEGDSIFFDGRTPHVPVNKGKISAKMLVLYFFLNTGKE
- a CDS encoding phosphonatase-like hydrolase, which translates into the protein MKQRIELVVFDMAGTTVNEDNVVYKTVQKVINDEGFSVSLEEVLKHAAGKEKHQAITAVLKACTPLTNTALVANIAFSKFKIALKEAYDSLEIKTFEGTEQLFKDLRNNHIKVVLNTGYDRKTADLLLDKLGWIVGETIDGLVTADDVENGRPEGDMILLAMKNIGITDAEKVLKVGDSAIDIEEGKNANCGITVGVLTGAQNRAQIQEANPTYIIESLNELRAILF
- a CDS encoding TIGR03364 family FAD-dependent oxidoreductase, with the protein product MKPMYDLIVVGGGVLGTFHAYHALKKGLRVAVIEKDKMPIGATVQNFGQVVPSGMDSKWQAYGRESLAIYKEIQGQFDISIRQNGSVYLASNQEEIQLIEELSQINQSNNYQSHLLTKEECLNKYPGLRSDYVKAGLFFPEEVTAEPRTMIYRLHAFMIQNMGLKLILNTTIIASESTSNGVILSSAANEEFFARKVIICNGNAFKNLFPILFNESDLEVSKLQMLQTKPQQNYTLDGSILTGLSIRRYEAFYECPSFKAIKAKENPDALEKKWGVHILFKQAADGSVILGDSHLYADAKNIDDLGFDLDMDIDDFMIQEAKKIIDLPNYEIQNRWFGMYSQCKTKDIFEHTIEDNIHIITGIGGKGMTGSAGFSKENIAKIFNTKE
- a CDS encoding DUF5690 family protein, yielding MQKSAEKSNIPFVLNASLSSFGAYFCMYAFRKPFSVATFEGMEVFHIDYKIIVIIAQVLGYALSKFIGIKVVSELKANQRAYYLLGLILISELALVLFALVPQPYNVVFMFLNGVPLGMIWGIVFSYLEGRKFTEILGVALSTSFIVSSGVVKSVGFFVMDSWGFSEFWMPAITGALFVLPLLFFTWLLEKIPKPTQEDIELRSERIPMTGKDRKHMLLKFLFPITIWVLFYTFLTAFRDFRDNFSRELWDTIGYKGDVSVYSSSETLVACIVLLVLGFTFYFRDNKKALFFYQFLLLTGCIALGFSTYLFHTGNLNPFSWMVVSGFGLYICYVPFNCLFFDRFIGAFRIKGNAGFLIYLADAFGYLGSVAVLLYKNFGQSGLSWIDFFMYSAYLVAGIGLLVTISSTLYLNEKYKKNKNQNVNFKLVLDETNV
- a CDS encoding phosphoglyceromutase, whose translation is MKKSIVLTSLLAVFCLGTQAQQKTESPKTKVVLITLDGLRWQELFTGADPALIENKDFVHDAAELKTKFWRNTPAERRAVLMPFLWNKVIQMGQLHGNRNEGSNVNLTNSMWFSYPGYNEILTGAADDKRIASNDKFNNPNTTVLEKINNMPKYKGKVAAFGSWDVFPYIINEERSGIPVNAGFESATGNTLSPNEIFLNELQTQIPSPFGSVRLDAFTSHYALEYMKKEHPELVFISYGETDDFAHEGNYNAYLTSANNTDALIQQLWNFTQSDSFYKDNTVFILSTDHGRGTQPIETWKHHGSKIAGADQAWFVVFGNNVAALGEVTQPEQLYSTQIAPTVLQVLDNKLKDSEMKGKAIKVLKD
- a CDS encoding SusD/RagB family nutrient-binding outer membrane lipoprotein gives rise to the protein MKTLNTYKSVLILALIFLVSSCTNFDEITDDPNRATSVPPSMLLSEVLRVMNNVGDEGPWSEAQRDNQFWAISFDYYGDQDYNWGSAPLRYSTLSNVIAMEKEAANLDTKNKYGALSKFFKAYFLDYMTKRMGDIPMSEALKANTAEKITQPKYDSQKEVYVEILALLEAANTQITLAQTEVGTGNVEGDFLYEGDLSKWQKTINAFRLRVLIGLSKKTAELDVISQFNQVVSNPSKYPLMTGISDNMVRKFADENGNQYELNPSNYGFNRNRNIMGGTYLDILKQNNDPRIYVVADPAKFYYNAADPLNLNAYVAANTGDDQGAMQVASDQGKYSYPSEKRYYSTYSGEDYILIGYAEQQFVIAEAINRGWITGDAGAYYNKGISASMAFYAVADADVATFLASSNITYKGNNTTGLEQILSQKYVAFFQNSEREAYFNYRRTGIPAFNVGPANNNGGKIPMRWKYPQSEFETNKTNVDAALTSQYSGSDDINAKMWLIK
- a CDS encoding SusC/RagA family TonB-linked outer membrane protein; amino-acid sequence: MNLLLMLTTSLIFAQTTPFKGKVVDEQNVSLPGATVLIKGKTTGVGTDMNGNFEIDLPKGDEILTVSYMGYLSVDFNPANKKTAVIVLISDSQNLDEVVVTALGIKKEKKKLGYSVQEVEGNLAKGRDANVMNSLSGKVSGLTVAASSEFFSSPKLYLRGKNPLVVVDGVPLGTDTYNISPDDIESINVLKGANAAALYGSVGGNGAIQITTKRGTKNGKGFVVEYNHNSLFQSGFNAIPNTQSSYGPGSYGQYAFKDGKGGGINDADYDQWGPRFDGQLITQYDSPLDSEGNLIATPWLARGKNNFKNFMEDGFLVTNNLALASTFDKGNIRFSVSNTYQKGINPNTKLNIYNYNLSGKYNLSDKTWVDASSNFNFQTSPNNPNVEYGPNSYLYNIIIWGGPDYDVRDLRNYWQEGKEGLQQINFEYTRYNNPYFMAYEWLRGYYKNDYSGQISLNHKFNSNFDVVLRTNMALSNLFRNEKFPYSMTTYGREKAQGDYKEQYDYKFKNYSDLMLNYNKSFNNFDVKATVGLNNNTEKYRNSFATTNYLIIPGLYNLSNTQSPVQPTNYNSHFETNSMYGSIDMSYKSFLFLGATGRYDTDSRLPKQNNTFFYPSVSVSAVLSEVVNIPHVDYLKVRSSYAKVGGSLDIYSNQDTYRLRNPFTINGATYSAAYVGEILSNSNLEPAFNSSIEIGLETKMFKNRFGFDFTYYENTNGPQIFDLKYSETSGYLGSKQNGITTKTKGAEVSFFVKPVKTENFNWDFNVNWSTYKEYLKEVYAGIQNNGLIKIGDRVDGFYIYDFMRTNDGTLIVGSNGKPLTNSYQTKVGYKAPDWALGVTNNVSYKNFALNFSFDGRYGGKIENYVNKKMWQSGTHEFSDTPERANDVIGVKSYVTEGVVVTGGSLVTDGQGNTITDTRTFAPNTTKMYYQDFSKSYNGNTAANIIDKTFFKLREVSISYNLPKSVLKKSFINDASISLIGRDLLYFSKNKNIDLDQFINEGSSPLQTPTVKSYGLNLNLKF